In Zingiber officinale cultivar Zhangliang chromosome 8B, Zo_v1.1, whole genome shotgun sequence, a single genomic region encodes these proteins:
- the LOC122017811 gene encoding cytochrome P450 71A1-like isoform X2: MAFYSLFFLLPLSSLLLFLLLRSRKRRTNLPPSPPRLPFIGNLHQLGPLLHQSLAALSRLHGPVMLLHLGHVPTLVVSSPNAACDVLRHQDLVCAGRPAITPAKILLDGDIAFAPYGDYWRQLRKICSVHLLSSKRVQSYRRAREEEVAAMAAAIAIAEGRSRVFAELINENSELLVAVYLGDYFRWLGWVDGLLGYVTRVRKLRKRWEELLDQVIKEHADRASSNINGYDEKEEEKDFVDVLMSLQDKNEFVLDPANLKSLLIDVFGGGTDTSYITLEWAMVELVRNPLVMQKLQEEVRRIANRKSLVKEEDLHQMTYLLAVIKEVLRLHPPAPLILPRETLNDCIIQGYNIPKKTRILVNAWAIGRDPKQWDAPEEFRPERFLNGTVDFNGTDFRYIPFGSGRRVCPGLQFAIVSLELALANLVHQFDWELPDGMEKEEFHTREAPGIAAQREGQLHLVAKPWSDCLEE, translated from the exons CCTTCCCCCCTCACCTCCAAGGCTTCCTTTCATCGGCAACCTCCACCAGCTCGGTCCCCTCCTCCACCAGTCCCTCGCCGCCCTCTCCCGCCTCCACGGCCCCGTCATGCTCCTGCACCTCGGCCACGTCCCCACCCTCGTCGTATCCTCCCCCAACGCCGCTTGCGACGTCCTCCGCCACCAAGACCTCGTATGCGCCGGACGTCCCGCCATCACGCCGGCCAAGATCCTCCTCGATGGAGACATAGCCTTCGCCCCCTATGGTGATTACTGGCGGCAGCTCCGCAAGATCTGTAGCGTCCACTTGCTCAGCTCCAAGCGGGTGCAGTCCTACCGCCGTGCAAGGGAGGAGGAGGTGGCAGCCATGGCGGCAGCCATAGCG ATAGCGGAAGGGCGGAGCCGAGTTTTCGCAGAGTTGATCAACGAGAACTCAGAGCTGCTGGTGGCAGTGTACCTCGGGGACTACTTCCGGTGGCTGGGGTGGGTGGATGGGTTGCTGGGTTACGTGACGAGGGTGAGGAAGCTCAGGAAGAGGTGGGAGGAGCTGCTGGATCAGGTGATCAAGGAGCATGCGGATCGAGCGTCGTCAAATATAAACGGTTAcgatgagaaggaggaggagaaggacttCGTGGACGTTTTGATGTCGCTGCAGGACAAGAACGAGTTTGTCCTCGACCCAGCAAACCTCAAGTCGCTTCTCATA GATGTTTTCGGAGGTGGAACGGACACATCTTACATTACTTTAGAATGGGCCATGGTCGAGCTCGTTCGCAATCCTCTCGTCATGCAGAAATTGCAAGAGGAAGTGAGAAGGATAGCGAACAGAAAGAGCCTTGTCAAAGAGGAAGACCTCCACCAAATGACCTACCTGCTGGCCGTCATCAAAGAGGTCCTTCGGCTGCACCCCCCAGCTCCATTAATACTGCCGCGAGAAACGTTGAATGACTGCATCATTCAAGGCTACAACATACCCAAGAAGACGAGAATCTTAGTGAATGCGTGGGCGATTGGTAGAGATCCAAAGCAATGGGATGCGCCTGAGGAGTTCAGGCCGGAGAGGTTCTTGAATGGCACGGTGGACTTCAACGGAACTGATTTCCGGTACATACCCTTCGGATCGGGACGAAGAGTTTGCCCAGGACTGCAGTTCGCCATTGTTTCGTTGGAGCTTGCACTGGCGAACCTGGTGCATCAGTTTGATTGGGAGCTGCCTGATGGTATGGAGAAGGAGGAGTTCCACACGAGGGAAGCTCCTGGAATAGCAGCGCAACGAGAAGGGCAACTTCATCTTGTTGCCAAACCATGGAGTGATTGCTTAGAAGAGTAG
- the LOC122017811 gene encoding cytochrome P450 71A1-like isoform X1: MAFYSLFFLLPLSSLLLFLLLRSRKRRTNLPPSPPRLPFIGNLHQLGPLLHQSLAALSRLHGPVMLLHLGHVPTLVVSSPNAACDVLRHQDLVCAGRPAITPAKILLDGDIAFAPYGDYWRQLRKICSVHLLSSKRVQSYRRAREEEVAAMAAAIAVRASTTINLSEIIYSFTNDVICRVVSGKFKIAEGRSRVFAELINENSELLVAVYLGDYFRWLGWVDGLLGYVTRVRKLRKRWEELLDQVIKEHADRASSNINGYDEKEEEKDFVDVLMSLQDKNEFVLDPANLKSLLIDVFGGGTDTSYITLEWAMVELVRNPLVMQKLQEEVRRIANRKSLVKEEDLHQMTYLLAVIKEVLRLHPPAPLILPRETLNDCIIQGYNIPKKTRILVNAWAIGRDPKQWDAPEEFRPERFLNGTVDFNGTDFRYIPFGSGRRVCPGLQFAIVSLELALANLVHQFDWELPDGMEKEEFHTREAPGIAAQREGQLHLVAKPWSDCLEE; the protein is encoded by the exons CCTTCCCCCCTCACCTCCAAGGCTTCCTTTCATCGGCAACCTCCACCAGCTCGGTCCCCTCCTCCACCAGTCCCTCGCCGCCCTCTCCCGCCTCCACGGCCCCGTCATGCTCCTGCACCTCGGCCACGTCCCCACCCTCGTCGTATCCTCCCCCAACGCCGCTTGCGACGTCCTCCGCCACCAAGACCTCGTATGCGCCGGACGTCCCGCCATCACGCCGGCCAAGATCCTCCTCGATGGAGACATAGCCTTCGCCCCCTATGGTGATTACTGGCGGCAGCTCCGCAAGATCTGTAGCGTCCACTTGCTCAGCTCCAAGCGGGTGCAGTCCTACCGCCGTGCAAGGGAGGAGGAGGTGGCAGCCATGGCGGCAGCCATAGCGGTGAGGGCCTCGACCACTATAAATCTATCCGAAATCATATATTCCTTCACCAACGACGTGATCTGCCGAGTGGTTTCTGGAAAATTCAAGATAGCGGAAGGGCGGAGCCGAGTTTTCGCAGAGTTGATCAACGAGAACTCAGAGCTGCTGGTGGCAGTGTACCTCGGGGACTACTTCCGGTGGCTGGGGTGGGTGGATGGGTTGCTGGGTTACGTGACGAGGGTGAGGAAGCTCAGGAAGAGGTGGGAGGAGCTGCTGGATCAGGTGATCAAGGAGCATGCGGATCGAGCGTCGTCAAATATAAACGGTTAcgatgagaaggaggaggagaaggacttCGTGGACGTTTTGATGTCGCTGCAGGACAAGAACGAGTTTGTCCTCGACCCAGCAAACCTCAAGTCGCTTCTCATA GATGTTTTCGGAGGTGGAACGGACACATCTTACATTACTTTAGAATGGGCCATGGTCGAGCTCGTTCGCAATCCTCTCGTCATGCAGAAATTGCAAGAGGAAGTGAGAAGGATAGCGAACAGAAAGAGCCTTGTCAAAGAGGAAGACCTCCACCAAATGACCTACCTGCTGGCCGTCATCAAAGAGGTCCTTCGGCTGCACCCCCCAGCTCCATTAATACTGCCGCGAGAAACGTTGAATGACTGCATCATTCAAGGCTACAACATACCCAAGAAGACGAGAATCTTAGTGAATGCGTGGGCGATTGGTAGAGATCCAAAGCAATGGGATGCGCCTGAGGAGTTCAGGCCGGAGAGGTTCTTGAATGGCACGGTGGACTTCAACGGAACTGATTTCCGGTACATACCCTTCGGATCGGGACGAAGAGTTTGCCCAGGACTGCAGTTCGCCATTGTTTCGTTGGAGCTTGCACTGGCGAACCTGGTGCATCAGTTTGATTGGGAGCTGCCTGATGGTATGGAGAAGGAGGAGTTCCACACGAGGGAAGCTCCTGGAATAGCAGCGCAACGAGAAGGGCAACTTCATCTTGTTGCCAAACCATGGAGTGATTGCTTAGAAGAGTAG